The genomic interval TGGATCAGCCGGCGATCCAGGCGGTCAAGCTCCTCGGGCTTGGAGTCGATCTCCATGCGAATGCGGCTGGCCGCCTCGTCGATCAGGTCGATGGCCTTGTCCGGCAGTTGGCGGTCGGTGATATAGCGGTGCGAAAGCTTGGCCGCGGCGATGATGGCGCCGTCGGTGATGGTCACGCCATGGTGCACCTCGTAGCGCTCCTTCAAGCCGCGCAGGATCGCGATGGTGTCCTCCTCGCTCGGCTCGTCCACCAGCACCTTCTGGAAGCGACGCTCCAGCGCAGCATCCTTTTCGATGTACTGGCGGTACTCGTCGAGGGTGGTGGCGCCAACGCAATGCAGTTCGCCGCGCGCCAGCGCGGGCTTGAGCATGTTGCCGGCGTCCATGGCCCCCTCGGCCTTGCCGGCGCCGACCATGGTGTGCAGCTCGTCGATGAACAGGATGACGCGCCCCTCCTGCTTGGACAGCTCGTTGAGCACCGCCTTCAGACGCTCCTCGAACTCGCCGCGGAACTTGGCGCCGGCGATCAGCGAGCCCATATCCAGCGCCAGCAGGCGCTTGTCCTTGAGTCCGTCCGGCACCTCGCCGTTGACGATGCGCTGGGCCAGGCCCTCGACGATGGCAGTCTTGCCCACACCCGGCTCGCCGATCAGCACCGGATTGTTCTTGGTGCGCCGCTGCAGCACCTGGATGGTGCGGCGGATCTCGTCGTCGCGTCCGATCACCGGATCGAGCTTGCCCTCCTCGGCCCGCGCGGTCATGTCGACGCAGTACTTGTCCAAGGCCTGGCGGGACTCCTCGGCGTTCGGATCGTTGACCGTCTGGCCGCCACGCAGGTTGTTGATGGCGTTCTCGATGGCCTTCTTCGACACGCCCTGCTCGAGCAGCAGCTTGCCCAAGCGAGTATTGCCGTCCAGCGCGGCGAGCAGCACCAGTTCGCTGGAGATGAACTGGTCGCCCTTCTGCTGGGCCAGGCGATCCGCCTGGTTGAGCAGACGCGCCAGATCCTGGGACAGATTCATGTCCCCGGTGGGGTTCTGCAGCTTGGGCAGCTGATCCAGGGCCTTGGTCAGCGCCTGGCGCAGGCTGTTGATATCGAAGCCGACCTGCATCAGGAGCGGCTTGATCGAGCCTCCCTGCTGATCGAGCAGCGCCTGCATCAGGTGTAGCGGCTCGATGGCGGCGTGGTCGAGGCCGACCGCCACGGACTGGGCATCGGACAAGGCAAGTTGCAGTTTGCTGGTCAATCGGTCGATTCGCATGGGGTCATCCTTCCTGAAGGAGCGGGCTGGCGCACTGAAGGGCCTGCCGAGTTGAAGCATAGATAAGGATGATTGGCGGGGATTCAAGGCCGCGGGATTGATCCGCGTCAGCAAGCCAAGCCGATGGGTCGGAAAATCGACACTGGAGTCTGTCCGGCCGCGAGAGAAGCCGATCAGGGAGCGGCCAGCCACACCAGACTGGCGAAGCGACCTGTACGCGGAGCGCGGCGATAGGAGTAGAAACGCGCATCCTGGAAGGTACAGAGGCCGCCGCCATAGACAGCCTCGACGCCGCGGGCGGCCAGGCGGATGCGCGCCAACTGATAGAGGTCGGCCATGAAGCGCCCCGGGTTGCGGCTTGCCACGAAGGCTGAAGCGGCCTGCGGATGGCGCTCGAGAAAGGCCTCGCGCACCTCGGGACCGACCTCGAAAGCCGCCGGGCCGATGGCCGGGCCGAGCCAGACCAGCAGATTTTCCGGTGCCACAGCCAGGGCGTCCAGGGTCGCCTCCAGCACCCCGCCGGCCAGCCCGCGCCAACCGGCATGGGCTGCCGCCACGCGCGTACCGGCGCGGTCGCAGAACAATACCGGCAGGCAGTCGGCAGTGAGAATGGCACAGGCAATACCGGAGCGATCCGTCCAGCTGGCATCGGCCTCGGGCGCCAGCGCCGGATCGGCCGGCACCACCATCACCCCATGCACCTGCCGCAGCCAGGCCGGATCGCAGCCAAGGCCAGACTGCAGGCGCCGGCGATTCTCGGTCACGCTCTCCGGCGCGTCCCCGACATGGTCGCCGAGATTGAAGCTATCGAAGGGCGCGGCGCTGACGCCTCCCTCGCGAGTCGTCACACAGGCGCGCACCCGTGCTGGTGCGGGCCAGTCAGGCACCAGCCGGGCATCCATCAGACGAAGGCCTCGTTGTCCTGACGCAGCAGCGTCAGCAGCCAGACGAAATCGTCCGGCAACGATGCCTCCCACTTCAAGCGCTCGCCGCTGGCCGGATGATCCAGTTCGAGAAAGCGGGCGTGCAGAGCCTGGCGCGGAAACTCCCGGAGCGCCTGCACCAGGGTCGGACTGGCCGCCGGTGGAATGCGGAAGCGCCCGCCATAGACAGGGTCGCCCACCAGCGGATAGCCGACGTGCGCCATGTGCACGCGAATCTGGTGGGTTCGCCCGGTCTCCAGCTTGATGCGGGCATGGGTGTGTGCGCGAAAACGCTCGAGCACGCGATAGTGGCTGACCGCAGGCTTGCCGCCCTCGACTACCGCCATGCGCTGGCGCTGCTGGCCATGCCGGCCGATGGGCGCGTCGATGGTACCGCCGGCGGTGATCACGCCGACCACGATGGCCTCGTAGATGCGGCTGACACTGCGCTTCTGCAACTGCTCGACCAGTCGGGTCTGCGCCTGCAGGGTCTTGGCTACCACCATCAGGCCGGTAGTGTCCTTGTCGAGGCGGTGGACGATGCCCGCACGCGGCACGTTGACGAGCCCCGGCACATGATGCAGCAGCGCATTGAGCAAGGTACCGTCGGCATGTCCGGCAGCCGGATGCACGACCAGCCCGGCCGGCTTGTTCAGCACCAGGATCTGTTCGTCCTCGTGGACGATATCCAGCTCGATGGCCTGGGCGATCCACTCGCCCTGCGCCTGCTGCTCGGCATCCAGCTCGAGCAGGGCGCCGCCATGCACGATGTCACGGGGGCGCAGCACGGCACCATCGACGGTCAGACGCCCGTCCTTGATCCAGGCGGCCAGGCGCGAGCGGGAATGTTCGGCAAAGAGCTGTGCGGCGACCTGGTCGAGGCGCTGACCGCCCAGCTCGAAGGGGACTTCGGCACGAAGTCGGATGGCCTGATCGTTGTGTATTGACATGCTCGGCAATGGCGGGGCACGGCCTTTGGTTTCGGCCATGCGCTTGTGGTTAAATACGGCCCCTCTGCCCCGGCTCACGCGGGGCGCCCATCATAACAGGACGGCCCGGCCCCCGACAGCCGCCGTCACAGGGACGCACAGCCTCCATGCACCTGAAACACCTGCTGCTGATCGCCTCGCTCGTTCTCATCGCCGCCTGCGGATCGAAGAAGGAGAAGGAGGATGTCGTCGACGAGAACCTGAGCGAAACCGAGCTGTACCAGCAGGCCCAGAACGACCTCAACAACGAGAACTATAGCGCCGCGACCAGCAAGCTGAAGGCCCTGGAGTCGCGCTATCCGTTCGGCCGCCATGCCGAACAGGCGCAGCTCGAACTGATCTACGCCTATTACAAGAGCCAGGAGACGGAAGCCTCGCGTTCTGCTGCCGAGCGCTTCATCCGCCTGCACCCGCAGCACCCGAATGTCGACTACGCCTACTACCTCAAGGGCCTGGCCTCCTTCGACCAGGATCGCGGCCTGCTGTCGCGCTTCCTGCCGCTGGACATGACCAAGCGCGACCCGGGTGCGGCCCGCGACTCCTTCAACGAGTTCGCCCAGCTCACCAGCCGCTTTCCGAACAGCCGCTATGCGCCGGACGCCAAGGCGCGCATGGTCTATCTGCGCAACCTGCTGGCCGCCTACGAGATCCACGTCGCCCACTATTACCTGAAGCGCGAGGCCTACGTCGCCGCCGCCAACCGCGGCCGCTATGTGGTGGAGAACCTCCAGGAGACCCCTGCAGTGGGCGATGGCCTGGCAGTGATGGTCGAGGCTTATCAGCGGCTGACCCTGGACGAACTGGCCGCCTCCAGCCTGGAAACCCTGAAGCTGAACTACCCGGATCATCCGAGCCTGCAGAACGGGCAGTTCGTGCCACTGGAGGAGGAAGAGGACAACCGCTCCTGGCTGGGCAAGTACACCCTCGGCCTGATCGAAAGCAAGCCGCCGCTGCCCCCGGGCGAAACCCGCGCCAACCAGGATATCCGTCGCATGTACGAGGAAGCCCGCCAGGAAATCCGCGCCGACCTGAAGCAAGGCGAGGAGACTCCCGAAGCGGTCGAGGCCGCCGATCGCAAGCCCAAGCGCGCCTGGTGGAATCCTCTTCGCCTACTCGACTGAAGCAGTGCCGGCAACACGAACAAGAAGGAAGGCCCAAGGGCCTCCCTTCTTGTTTCAGCAGTAGGCCAGCCACATGAGGACGGCCCATACTCCTCGCTCAATCCCCCAGCCGCCAGCCGGAAGTGATTGGATAGCGGCGGTCCCGACCGAAGCCACGCTGGGTCACCCGTACCCCGACGGCCGCCTGTCGGCGCTTGTATTCGTTGAGGTCCACGAGCCGCAGCACCCGCTTGACGGTGTCCTCGTCGAAGCCCTCGGCGATGATGGCGTTGGCCGAGAGGTCATACTCGATGTACAGCTTGAGGATCTCGTCGAGCACTGGATAGGGCGGCAGGGAATCCTCGTCCTTCTGACCCGGAGCCAGTTCGGCCGACGGCGGACGGTCGATGACGCGCTGGGGTATCACCGCACCCAGGCGGTTGCGGTAGTCGCAGAGACGGAACACTAGGGTCTTGGGCACGTCCTTGAGCACGTCGAAACCGCCGGCCATGTCGCCGTAGAGCGTCGCATAGCCTACCGCCATCTCGCTCTTGTTGCCGGTGGTCAGCACCAGATAGCCCTTCTTGTTGGAAATGGCCATCAGCAGGGTACCGCGGCAGCGTGCCTGCAGGTTCTCCTCGGTGGTATCCCGACCGAGCCCCTCGAACACCGGCGCCAGGGTACCCATGAAGGCCTCGACCATCGGCGCGATCGGCAGCACCCGATAGGTCACGCCCAGCGCACGCGCTTCGGCCTCGGCATCCTCGAGGCTCATCTGCGCCGTGTAGTGATAGGGCATCATCACCGCCTCGACCCGCTCAGCACCGAGCGCATCCACCGCCACGGCCAGGGTCAGCGCCGAATCGATGCCGCCGGACAGCCCCAGGATCACCCCCTTGAAGCCGTTCTTGCGCACATAGTCGCGCACTCCCAGCACCAGCGCCTGGTAGACGCTCGCCTCCAGCTCGGGCAGCGGCGCACAGCTGGCGGCACGCGGCAGCACCGCCCCGTCGTCCTCGACGCAGAGATCGACCGGATAAAGCCCTTCGATGAAGGCCGGCGCACGCTGGACGACCTGACCGTCCGCTGCAACTACGCAGGAGCCGCCGTCGAAGACCAGCTCGTCCTGGCCGCCGACCTGATTGACGTAGATCACCGGCATGCCGCCTTCGCTCGTCCGCGCAGCGAGGATCTCCTCGCGCTCGCGCTGCTTGTCCAGATGGAAGGGCGAAGCATTCAGGCTGAGCATCAGCCGCGCTCCGGCCTCGCGTGCCTGGCGCATGGGCCCGGAGAACCAGATGTCTTCGCAGATCGACAGGGCCACCGGCACCCCCTTGATATCCAGCAGACAGGCCTCGCTGCCCGGATCGAAATAGCGACGCTCGTCGAACACCCGGTAGTTCGGCAGATGCTGCTTGTAGTAGCGTGCCAGAAGTTCGCCATCGGCGATCACCGCGGCGGCGTTGAAGCGCTGCCCATCTTCCAGCCAGGGATAGCCGATCACCAGATAGATACCCCGCACCTCGTCCTTGAGTCGCTGCAGGCCTTGTTCGATACGCAACTGCATGCTCGAGCGCAGCAGCAGATCCTCCGGCGGGTAGCCGCACAGCGCCAGCTCGGGAAACACGATGACATCCGCGCCCCAGTCGTCGCGGGCGCTGCAGGCTGCCTCGATGATGCGCTCGACATTGCCGTGCACATCGCCGACGCGCAGATTCAGTTGGGCCATCACGACCCGCAGGGTTTGGCTCATGGCCGTCTCCACCGATGAGTATGACGCGCCCGGCATGCACACGCGCGCGCTCCGAAAAAATCCATTCTCCCGCATCGACGCCCGCGGAAACAACGCACGCAGGCTCCGGGGCGAACTGGGCAACACCTTCCGAAGCATGCCGACCGGTGCACGGAAGCAGGCAACGACATGGCCCCGGGAAACTCCGGCTTGCTAAAATGCCACCTCTCTTTCGATTAGAGCACCCCATGGGCCTGTTTCGTCTGCTGTTCTGGATCCTCGTCATCATCGCCGTCATCTGGCTCTGGCGCCGGCTGACGCGTCCGGCTTCGCCCCCCGCCGCCAAGAGCGGCGCCGAACCCCCCAAGCCCATGGTGCGCTGCGCTCACTGCGGCATACATCTGCCGCGCGAGGAAGCCCTCGCCGAAGACAGTCTCTGGTACTGCAGCCAGGCGCATCTGACCCAGGGCCCGCGACACGGTGGGCGCTAAACCCCTGCCGAAGGACAGCGCCTCGCTGGCCGGCAGCGTGCCGAGCGGCAACGTCCTGCGCCTGTACCACCTGTACCGGCTGGTGATCGGCCTGCTGCTGGTACTGCTGATCTCCAGCAATCTGGACGAGCGACTGTTGCAGGTCGCTTACCCGGACCTGTTCCGCCATGGCAGCTGGCTCTACCTGATCCTGAACATCCTGGTCGCCGTCCTGGTACACCACCCCAAGCCCCTGCAGCTGTTCAGCCTGGCGCTGGTCGACGTGATCCTGCTCTCGGGTCTGCTCTATACGGCCGGAGGCCCGTCCAGCGGCATCGGCAACCTGATCATCGTCTCGGTCGCCGTCGCCAACATCCTCCTGCGCGGCCGGATCGGCCTGCTGATCGCCGCCGTGGCGGCCAGCGGTCTGGTCTACATGACCTTCTACCTGGGACTCAACCGTCCCGCGGCAGCCACCCAGTACGTGCATGCGGGAGCATTGGGCTCGCTGTGCTTCGCCGCTGCGCTGCTCGTGCAGAGCCTGACCCGCCGCCTGCAGCGCAGCGAATCCCTGGCCGAGCGACGCGCCGCCGAGGTCGCCGACCTGCAGGCCCTGAACGCGCAGATCCTGGAGCGCATGCGGACCGGCATCCTGGTGCTCGACCCGCAGCAGCAGGTGCTGCTGGCCAATCAGAGCGCCTTCACCCTGCTCGGCAATCCCGCACTGGTCGGCCAGCCACTCGCCGGTCACTGCCCTGCGCTGGTCGAACGCCTGAAACATTGGCAGCAGAACCCGACCCTGCGCCCGCAGGATCTGCACACCCTGCCCCATGGCCCGCTGGTGCAGCCGAACTTCGTTCCGCTCACGCGAGGCGGAAAGCAGAGCATCCTGGTTTTCCTCGAGGATGTCTCGCAGATCGCCCAGCAGGCTCAGCAGCTCAAGCTCGCCTCGCTCGGCCGCCTGACCGCCGGCATCGCCCACGAGATCCGCAATCCGCTCGGCGCCATCAGCCATGCGGCGCAGTTGCTGCAGGAGTCCGACGACCTCGACGGCCCTGACCGGCGCCTGGCGCAGATCATCCAGGATCAGTCGCGACGCATGAACTTGGTGATCGAGAACGTGCTGCAGCTGTCGCGCCGGCGCCAGGCACAACCGCAGCTGCTCGACTTGAAATACTGGCTGCACCGCTTCGCCAGCGAATATCGCGCCTCGGCAGCACCAAACCAGATCCTGCATCTGGAAATTCAGAGCGGCTCCCTGAAGACCCGCATGGATTCGAACCAGCTCATCCAGGTTCTCAACAACCTGGTCCAGAACGGCCTGCGCTACAGCGCCCAATGTCATCCGCAGGGGCAGGTCTGGCTCAAACTGTTCCGCGATCCGGAAAGCGACCTGCCGGTGCTCGAGGTGCGCGACGACGGGCCCGGCGTGCCGGCCGCGCAGATCGAGCACATTTTCGAGCCGTTCTTCACCACGGAAAGCAAGGGAACCGGGCTGGGACTGTACCTCTCCCGCGAGCTGTGCGAGAGCAATCAGGCCCGCCTCGACTACCGCGGGGACGAAGGCAAGGGCGGCTGCTTCCGCATCACCTTCGCCCATCCGCGCAAGCTGAGCTAGACAGATTCCGGATGTCCCCCTCTTCCCCTCTCCCCTTCGCCACCTGCAACCGAGCCCGACTATGAGTGTCCGCCAGAAAGCCCTGATCGTCGACGACGAGCCCGACATCCGCGAACTGCTGGAAATCACCTTGGGCCGGATGAAGCTCGACACCCGCAGCGCACGCAACCTCCAGGAGGCGCGCGAATGGCTGGGCCGCGAGCGCTTCGATCTGTGCCTGACCGACATGCGCCTGCCCGACGGTAGCGGCCTCGAGCTGGTGCAGTACATTCAGCAGCATCACGCCCAGGTCCCGGTCGCCATGATCACTGCCTACGGCAGTCTGGATACCGCGGTCAACGCGCTCAAGGCCGGCGCCTTCGACTTCCTGACCAAGCCGGTCGACTTGGCCCGCCTGCGCGAACTGGTGGCCACCGCCCTGCGCCTGCATGCGCCGGTTGGCGAGGAGGCGCCGGTGGACAACCGGCTGATCGGCGACTCGCCGCCGATGCGCACCCTACGCAAGCAGATCGCCAGGCTGGCGCGCAGCCAGGCGCCGGTCTACGTCAGTGGCGAGTCCGGTAGCGGCAAGGAAGTGGTGGCCCGCCTGATCCACGAGCAAGGCCCGCGCGCCGAGCGCCCCTTCGTCCCGGTGAATTGTGGTGCCATTCCCTCGGAGCTGATGGAGAGCGAGTTCTTCGGCCATCGCAAGGGAAGCTTCACCGGCGCCATCGAGGACAAGCAGGGCCTGTTCCAGGTCGCCAGCGGCGGCACCCTGTTCCTCGACGAGGTAGCCGACCTGCCGCTGCCGATGCAGGTCAAACTGCTGCGCGCCATTCAGGAAAAGGCCGTGCGCGCGGTCGGCGGCCAGCAGGAGGTGGTGGTGGACGTGCGTATCCTCAGCGCGACCCACAAGGATCTGGCCGCCGAGGTCGCTGCCGGCCGTTTCCGCCAGGATCTCTATTACCGCCTGAACGTCATCGAGCTGCACGTTCCGCCGCTGCGCGAGCGGCGCGAGGACATTCCGGCGCTGGCGGCGATCATGCTGGCGCGCCTGGCGGAAGACGCCGGCCTGCCTGCTGCCCGGCTCAGCGAGGAAGCCCTGGAAAAGCTCCAGAGCTACCGCTTCCCGGGCAACGTGCGCGAACTGGAGAACATGCTGGAGCGGGCCCATACCCTCTGCGAGGACGACCTGATCCAGGCCCGCGACCTGCGCCTCTGCGACACCCCGAGCCCGGGCGAGAGCGGCGAAACCTCGCTGGCCGGCATCGACAACCTCGAGGACTACCTGGAGGAACTCGAGCGCCGGCTGATCATGCAGGCCCTCGAGGAAGCGCGCTGGAATCGTACCGCCGCCGCGCAGCGCCTGGGCCTGACCTTCCGCTCCATGCGCTACCGCCTGAAGAAACTGGGCATCGACTGAGGCCGTGCGCCATCGGGCACACCTCGAAGGCCCTTGCCACGTCCGGCAGGTTGCAACCCGCCATACTGCCAAGGCCGGACTCAGCGCCGGCCGATCCGTCCTGCCGGCGCATAGGGCGCCGGATCGATGATCGGCTCGCGTGCCAGCAACAGGTCGGCGAGCAGTTGGCAGGACGCCGGCGCCAGCACCAACCCGTTGCGGAAATGCCCGCAGTTCAGCCACAGCCCCTCGAAGCCTGGCACCGGGCCGATATAGGGAATGCCCTCGGGAGAGCCCGGCCGCAGCCCAGCCCACTGCTTGACCACCTCGGCGCCGGAAAGCGCTGGCAACAACGCCTCGGCGGACGCCTTGAGACTTGCGAAAGCCTCCTTGGTGGGAGTCTTGTCAAAGCCGACATCCTCCAGGGTGCTGCCCACCAGGATGTGCCCATCCCGCCGCGGAATCGCGTAGCGCCCGTCGGCCATCACCATCCGCGGCAGGAAATCCTCGGCGCACTTGTAGAGGATCATCTGGCCCTTCATCGGCTTGACCGGCAGCTCCAGCCCCAGAGTGGCGAGCAGTTCGCCGCTCCAGGCACCGGCGGCGATCACCACACGGTCGGCACGCAGCTCGCCGGACGCCGTGCGCACCCCGACCACCCGCTCGCCCTCGCAGACGAAGCCGGTCACCGGCAGATTCTCCTCGAGGGTCACGTTGGACATGCGCGCCAGTGCTTCGCGCAGCGAGGCGAGCAGACGCGGATTGCGCACATTGGCCACGCCCGACATGAACAGCGCCCGCGAGAAACCCGCCCCCAGCGCCGGCACCGCCCGGCGCACGGAGTCGATATCCACGGCCTCCAGCGGCCGGCCCTCCCGTGCCGCCCAGGCCAGCGCCTCGGCCTCGTCCTCCAGGTCCAGCCAATAGAGGCCGGTGACATGCACCTCGGGGTCGATACCAGTCTCCCGTTTCAGACGCTCTCCGAGCGCCGGATAGAAATCCTGCGACCAGTGCGCGAGCGCCGTCACTGCCGGGCTGTAGCGCCAGGGGTAGAGCGGCGACACGATGCCGCCACCAGCCCAGGAGGACTCCTGGCCGAGCCGGCCCTGATCCAGCAGACGGACCTCCAGACCGGCCTCCGCCAAGCGCAGAGCCGACAACATACCGATGGCGCCACCGCCAACCACCAGGACTCGCATCGCATCCTCCCCCACGAAAACAGGCTGTAAATCGGCCCGTTATACGCCTGCCGGGAGTGGCATGCCAAGGCCGATCCGGCCATGGGTCTGCCGCCATGAATAAAAACTGCCGCCTGCTCGGCATACCACCGCCATGACGCTTTGTATGCTGCTTGATCGGCATGGAGCCGAAATCCAGGGAAGGAAACAATGCGCAACATCCAGCGACGGTACGCACGGGGCTTCACCTTGGGCGAAGCCCTCACTTCGACGGCCATTCTCGGCATACTGCTGAGCCTGGCCGTTCCCGCCTTTACCCATCTGAGCCTGAACAGTCAGAAGAACAGTGCGGCACAGCAGGTCAGATCCCTGCTGAGCCATGCCAGAAGCATCGCCGTCACCATGAGGAAGACCACTTCCCTGTGCGGCAGCCGAAACGGCCACAGCTGTGTCAAGACCGAGATTCGTTTCTTCATCGTCTTCGTGGATCGCAACCTGGATGGCAAGGCCGATCCCGGAGAACTCATCCGCCAGGAACCGGTACCGCCCGGTACCCGCTATCAGGTCAATGCATCCAGCCTCTTCAGTATCCGCTTCCGCCCGAACGGCACGGCGAGCAGCTACGGCAGCATCGCGCTCTGCCCCTCGGCAGAGAACCGATATGCCGCCCGGCTGATCGTCAGCAGCATGGGCCGCGTGCGCAGTGCCAGGGACAGCGATGGTGACGGGGTGGTCGAGGGCGCGGACGGCAGGCCGCAGAGCTGTCCGGCCTGACCACAGGGGAAGAGAGGCTGTGCGGCGGCACCGAAGTGCCGCCGCGTCGGGCCCTATTTGGCGTACCAGTAGGCGCGCTTGCGGTTGTTGCTCAGCTCGATTTCCGGGATGGAGGGATCGAAGGTCGTGGGTCCCGAGCCGCCAATGACGAAGGGCACCGTCTCATCGCCGATGTTGACCAGCCCGGTCACCGGCGACGGCGGCAGGCCGCCTCCGACGAACTTGGTGAAGTCCAGCTTGCCGGTATTGAAATCCAGCGTGTAAGCCAAGGCAGTGCCCAGGTCGGCAGTACAGGAGTTCGCCCTCGGCACGTCTGGATAGTTGGTCCCGAAGTAGGTCTTGCCGGCCACAGTGACCGGTGCATTGACACCCTTTTCCCCGGCATTGGGAAGATCGATGTAATAGCCATCGATGGTATCGAGCGTGGCATCGAAGGGCTGGCGCTGATCGGGGTTGGGCTCCAGGTCCTCATCGGTCAGGGGAGTGAAACCGGTGGTCATGAGCGAGCCAGTCTGCGTGTCCTTGATCATGTAGATCCGGTTCTGCACGTTGTAGGCCATCCCCGCTGTCGTATCGGTGGTGTAGAGTGGATGCTCACGGTCACCGGATACCGCCATGATGGCATCGAAAGCGCTGGTCGTGATCACATCCGGGGCGAACAGGAACTTCCGCGCACTGTTTCCGTCACCGCCCAGTGCCGCCAGCTTGGTGATCTTCCAGTCAGCGGGTGTGGATACCCCGCCGAAGCCGTTCGGATCAAGGTCGACGCGCCAGATATTGCCCCCCACGTCCGCAGCATAGACCCGATCGACATAGCCGTCCGAGTTGCGGTCGACCAGGGTGACATCGGCGGCCACGGCATCGGTTGGCGCACCGGTCGAGACGCACGCCCCGTCGCTGGCCAGATCGACGCCGGAACAGTCGGCCAACGCAGCCCAGACCACCTTGCCGGTCACCGCATCCAGAATCAGTACGCCACGCCCCATGGAGTCATCACTCGCGACCGGGTCGGCATCCTGCTCCGGCGCATAACCGGCCCCCATGATCAACACCGGATCTGTACGGCTGCTCAGCACCGCCACCTTCGGCTGCGACCAGGTCTGCCCAAGCTCCTTGATGTCCGCATTGGTCTTTCTCCAGAGAAATTTCGGCGTCTTCGGATCGGTCACGTCGAGGGCGTAGATCAGACGCCCTCCCCGCCGTGCGGTCAGATAGATATAGGTCTTGTCCTTGGTGGACGCCTCGGTGTTCGAGCGCGTATCGCGCAGGACGGTGGTCGAGCCGTCGAAGAAGTAGTCCTTGGGCTGCTTGCTGATATCCATGACGCCGGCGATATCGATCAATGGCGAATTTCGGAACAGACGCTTGAACTTGCCATGGAACTCGGGCGCGATGAACCCCCAGAGTTCGCCCCCTGCCCGGACGCCGTCGATGGATGCAGTCTGATTGCCGTTCACGGCCCGGAAGATGCCGTCGTTGGCGCCATAGAACACCACCACGCCCGTATCGCCACCATAGTTGATGACCGCCGGCCGGGAGTGCAGCACATCGCCGTGCAGAGAAGGACGCACGGTGACTGTCCCTCCGGGCCCGGCCATGTCCTCGTTGCCGGCGACATCCCAGCCCCGCACCCAATTGATCAGGTTGCCGGCGCTCAGCGCGGGCTCGATGGAGCAACTGACATCGGCCCCCGGCAGGGTTATCGCCGGGTCGTCCCATTTGAAGGTGAAGGTATTGGTCGTCGCTCCCGTGACGATCACAGTTCTGCTGCCACTGCTGGGGAGGCCAGACAAACCATATACGGTGCCGTCAGCGCTAGCGGGAACGGAACAACTCTTGAGCATGACCGAATCGCCGACGTTCAGGCCATGAGCTATGGCACCGGTATTGACAGTCACATTGCGATCAGCCTTGTGAAACAGGGCTCCGTTCGGAATCGAATAGGTCGAGTTGCGCTGCAGACCGCCGAGAGTGAAGCTGAAGACGCTTCCCAGAACGCTTTCCACAGCGCAGCCCGCAGGCAAATTGCATCGAGCCTGCAAAGTATCCGTCAGACTGTTCGAGACGATATCCCCTGGAGTCAAGGTAACGTCACTTGAATAGGGAACATTGAACGTACAGCTTTGGCTATTCGCCGTATTGCATGTCACGCCCTGGGTCGTCGTGAACCCGACTCCAGCCGTGAGGCCGCCAGAATAGGAAGTACCCGCTCCCGCACCGAACAGGGTAAGAGCATTCGCCATCAGCGTGGAATTCGCCGTGGAAAACTCGCTCAGGTCCGAATCACATCCATCGATGCTGTTACAGGTCCACAGGTTGCGAGCGTTGTCGTTGCTGCTATCGGCATAGCTTGCCGCCAAGTTGTCGGCACGCGCCATCTGCGCGGCACCGCCCTTCTCGACCAGGTCGCCATCCGGGGAATCGTATTGCAATCCCTCACCGGAGGGGCTGTTGATCCAGAAGCCGGTGGCCGGCCAGCCGCTCACGCCGGGTGAGTTGGTCGTCCAGAAGCTGACTGCCTCGGGCGAAATGGCCCCCGTGGTCGGGTT from Azotobacter salinestris carries:
- a CDS encoding ATP-binding protein, producing MAGSVPSGNVLRLYHLYRLVIGLLLVLLISSNLDERLLQVAYPDLFRHGSWLYLILNILVAVLVHHPKPLQLFSLALVDVILLSGLLYTAGGPSSGIGNLIIVSVAVANILLRGRIGLLIAAVAASGLVYMTFYLGLNRPAAATQYVHAGALGSLCFAAALLVQSLTRRLQRSESLAERRAAEVADLQALNAQILERMRTGILVLDPQQQVLLANQSAFTLLGNPALVGQPLAGHCPALVERLKHWQQNPTLRPQDLHTLPHGPLVQPNFVPLTRGGKQSILVFLEDVSQIAQQAQQLKLASLGRLTAGIAHEIRNPLGAISHAAQLLQESDDLDGPDRRLAQIIQDQSRRMNLVIENVLQLSRRRQAQPQLLDLKYWLHRFASEYRASAAPNQILHLEIQSGSLKTRMDSNQLIQVLNNLVQNGLRYSAQCHPQGQVWLKLFRDPESDLPVLEVRDDGPGVPAAQIEHIFEPFFTTESKGTGLGLYLSRELCESNQARLDYRGDEGKGGCFRITFAHPRKLS
- a CDS encoding GspH/FimT family pseudopilin, whose product is MRNIQRRYARGFTLGEALTSTAILGILLSLAVPAFTHLSLNSQKNSAAQQVRSLLSHARSIAVTMRKTTSLCGSRNGHSCVKTEIRFFIVFVDRNLDGKADPGELIRQEPVPPGTRYQVNASSLFSIRFRPNGTASSYGSIALCPSAENRYAARLIVSSMGRVRSARDSDGDGVVEGADGRPQSCPA
- the thiO gene encoding glycine oxidase ThiO, with the protein product MRVLVVGGGAIGMLSALRLAEAGLEVRLLDQGRLGQESSWAGGGIVSPLYPWRYSPAVTALAHWSQDFYPALGERLKRETGIDPEVHVTGLYWLDLEDEAEALAWAAREGRPLEAVDIDSVRRAVPALGAGFSRALFMSGVANVRNPRLLASLREALARMSNVTLEENLPVTGFVCEGERVVGVRTASGELRADRVVIAAGAWSGELLATLGLELPVKPMKGQMILYKCAEDFLPRMVMADGRYAIPRRDGHILVGSTLEDVGFDKTPTKEAFASLKASAEALLPALSGAEVVKQWAGLRPGSPEGIPYIGPVPGFEGLWLNCGHFRNGLVLAPASCQLLADLLLAREPIIDPAPYAPAGRIGRR
- a CDS encoding sigma-54-dependent transcriptional regulator produces the protein MSVRQKALIVDDEPDIRELLEITLGRMKLDTRSARNLQEAREWLGRERFDLCLTDMRLPDGSGLELVQYIQQHHAQVPVAMITAYGSLDTAVNALKAGAFDFLTKPVDLARLRELVATALRLHAPVGEEAPVDNRLIGDSPPMRTLRKQIARLARSQAPVYVSGESGSGKEVVARLIHEQGPRAERPFVPVNCGAIPSELMESEFFGHRKGSFTGAIEDKQGLFQVASGGTLFLDEVADLPLPMQVKLLRAIQEKAVRAVGGQQEVVVDVRILSATHKDLAAEVAAGRFRQDLYYRLNVIELHVPPLRERREDIPALAAIMLARLAEDAGLPAARLSEEALEKLQSYRFPGNVRELENMLERAHTLCEDDLIQARDLRLCDTPSPGESGETSLAGIDNLEDYLEELERRLIMQALEEARWNRTAAAQRLGLTFRSMRYRLKKLGID